From a single Phragmites australis chromosome 7, lpPhrAust1.1, whole genome shotgun sequence genomic region:
- the LOC133924096 gene encoding protein NUCLEAR FUSION DEFECTIVE 4-like → MGKLGERLRAFSTNRWLVFVAAMWLQSMAGIGYLFGAISPVVKAALGYNQRQVAALGVAKDLGDCVGFLAGTLSATLPAWGMLLIGAVQNFLGYGWLWLIVTRQAPALPLWMMCVLIFVGTNGETYFNTASLVTCIQNFPKSRGPTVGILKGFAGLSSAILTQLYAVMHTPDHATLVFMVAVGPSLVAIGLMFIIRPVGGHRQVRPSDKNSFMFIYTICLLLASYLVGVMLVQDFVQLSDNVVVFLTVILFILLVLPIAIPVVLTLSSKTEHPMEESLLPEPSKGEASTSQEKEDQPEVILSEVEEEKPKDIDSLPLSERRKRIAELQAKLVQAAARGGVRIRRRPHRGENFTLMQALVKADFWLIWISLLLGSGSGLTVIDNLGQMSQAVGFKDAHIFVSLTSIWNFLGRVGGGYFSEIIVREHTYPRHIALAFAQILMAAGHFLFAMAWPGTMYIGTFLVGLGYGAHWAIVPAAVSELFGVKHFGAMYNFLTVANPTGSLVFSGLIASNLYDYEAEKQARHHQISALPSPRLLHNMGFLADGPLKCEGPVCFFVSSLIMSAFCVVGAGLSLIVVHRTKRVYPHLYGSVRT, encoded by the exons ATGGGGAAGCTTGGGGAGAGGCTGAGAGCCTTCTCCACGAACCGATGGCTAGTGTTCGTGGCCGCAATGTGGCTGCAATCCATGGCCGGCATCGGGTACCTCTTCGGCGCCATCTCGCCGGTGGTCAAGGCCGCCCTGGGGTACAACCAGCGGCAGGTGGCCGCTCTCGGCGTCGCCAAGGACCTCGGGGACTGCGTCGGGTTCCTTGCCGGCACGCTCTCGGCCACGCTGCCGGCGTGGGGGATGCTGCTCATTGGCGCGGTGCAGAACTTCCTCGGCTACGGGTGGCTCTGGCTCATCGTCACCAGGCAGGCGCCGGCGCTGCCCCTCTGGATG ATGTGTGTTCTTATCTTTGTTGGAACCAACGGCGAGACATACTTCAACACGGCTTCACTTGTTACATGCATCCAGAACTTCCCAAAGAGCAGGGGCCCAACAGTGGGCATCCTAAAAGGATTTGCCGGCCTTAGCAGCGCTATTCTGACACAACTGTATGCAGTAATGCACACACCAGACCATGCCACGCTTGTCTTCATGGTTGCAGTTGGTCCATCATTGGTCGCCATTGGCCTGATGTTTATTATTAGGCCTGTTGGCGGTCATAGGCAGGTACGGCCATCCGACAAGAACAGCTTCATGTTCATCTACACTATTTGCTTGCTCCTCGCCTCGTATCTTGTTGGTGTCATGCTAGTCCAAGATTTCGTTCAATTGAGTGACAATGTGGTTGTTTTTCTCACCGTGATTCTATTCATCCTTCTTGTTTTACCAATTGCAATCCCTGTGGTCTTGACGTTATCATCAAAAACTGAGCATCCAATGGAAGAGTCTCTCCTGCCTGAACCATCAAAAGGAGAGGCAAGCACCTCACAAGAAAAGGAGGATCAACCGGAGGTCATTTTAAGTGAGGTGGAAGAGGAGAAGCCTAAGGACATTGATTCATTACCCCTATCtgaaaggaggaagaggattGCAGAGTTGCAGGCCAAGCTAGTGCAAGCTGCAGCAAGGGGTGGGGTTAGAATCCGGAGGAGACCACACCGAGGGGAAAACTTCACCCTGATGCAGGCATTGGTGAAGGCTGATTTTTGGCTTATTTGGATATCGCTTCTTCTTGGATCGGGATCAGGGCTTACGGTGATCGACAATCTGGGTCAGATGAGTCAGGCTGTTGGCTTCAAAGACGCACATATTTTCGTGTCATTGACGAGCATATGGAACTTCCTTGGTCGTGTTGGAGGTGGCTACTTCTCTGAGATTATTGTCAG GGAACACACATACCCAAGGCACATAGCACTGGCATTTGCTCAGATCCTAATGGCTGCTGGGCATTTCCTCTTTGCAATGGCTTGGCCTGGAACTATGTACATTGGGACCTTCCTGGTTGGACTCGGATATGGAGCTCATTGGGCTATTGTGCCAGCTGCCGTTTCTGAGCTTTTTGGCGTAAAACACTTTGGTGCAATGTACAATTTCCTCACTGTAGCAAACCCCACAGGATCACTCGTTTTCTCGGGCCTTATTGCTAGTAATCTGTATGACTATGAAGCTGAGAAACAAGCACGCCACCATCAGATCTCAGCATTGCCGTCTCCAAGATTGCTTCACAATATGGGTTTTCTTGCAGATGGACCACTGAAGTGTGAAGGGCctgtttgcttctttgtcaGCTCACTGATCATGTCAGCATTCTGTGTTGTGGGAGCTGGCTTGAGCCTCATTGTTGTTCACAGGACTAAACGGGTTTATCCTCACCTCTATGGTTCTGTCCGCACATGA
- the LOC133924095 gene encoding uncharacterized protein LOC133924095 has protein sequence MDEALKAKNVAESKFHARNIRGARKYAIKAQTLCPSLDGISQMVSTLEVHLAAGSKIDGESDWYKILSLSAFADEEEVKKQYSKLALLLHPDRNKSVGAEEAFKLISEAWGVLSDNNRKILYDEKRRNHSVVNVTNGICAYDKKANKRAQKNAAAAAAVSAAAEATTPPVRVDTFWTSCNHCRMQYEYLRIYLNHNLLCPNCHHAFLAAETGFPCNGSSSSFSWSTKQQRQPNQNSNMHSYGSTSRTSSIPGPGHGGHQQDNTYDSYNNQSFQWNQYSKTAPAAGTNAYSTQASEKQKRKHDESYNYNYSASGNTHGHEKTTSRRGRFSKQRRHNNDGYTVVDYGGDNKETATVSTETIAFTDVGRVNGTSVERLRSAVSGRRANILGEITQIDTRGLLLEKAKAAIREKLQELNLTSSSRFAERRKSEGKLHPCDNNIKVNGVLSEKPGKGVKLCNTRSVDVQVPTTDGKNQELRSVPVSIDVPDPDFHDFDKDRTERAFDSDQVWATYDSEDGMPHLYVMVQKVLSKRPFRIRMSFLNSKSNIELAPISWVASGFQKTSGDFRVGRYQITETINIFSHKVSWTKGPRGIIRIVPQKGDTWALYRNWSPDWNELTPDDVIYKYEIVEVIDDFTEEQGLTVIPLLKVAGFKAVFHRHMDPKEVRRIPKEELFRFSHQVPSRLLTGEEGNNAPKGCHELDPAATPVDLLKVITEVKEDAATQTAK, from the coding sequence ATGGATGAGGCCCTGAAAGCCAAAAATGTTGCTGAGAGCAAGTTTCATGCCCGCAACATCAGGGGTGCTCGGAAGTATGCAATCAAAGCACAAACTCTCTGCCCATCACTTGATGGCATATCTCAGATGGTGTCGACACTTGAAGTTCATCTTGCAGCTGGGTCCAAGATTGATGGCGAGAGTGACTGGTACAAGATATTGTCTCTAAGCGCCTTTGCAGATGAAGAGGAAGTGAAGAAGCAGTACAGTAAGCTAGCTCTGCTACTGCACCCCGACAGGAACAAGTCAGTTGGTGCTGAGGAGGCGTTTAAACTGATATCTGAGGCATGGGGTGTGCTGTCTGATAATAACAGAAAGATACTTTATGATGAGAAGAGGAGAAATCATTCTGTTGTCAATGTAACCAATGGCATATGTGCTTATGATAAGAAGGCAAACAAGAGAGCTCAAAAGAATGCTGCTGCGGCCGCAGCTGTCTCTGCCGCAGCTGAGGCTACTACTCCTCCTGTCAGGGTTGATACGTTCTGGACATCTTGCAACCACTGTCGGATGCAGTATGAGTACTTAAGAATTTATCTTAATCATAACCTACTGTGCCCAAACTGCCATCATGCATTCTTGGCAGCGGAGACTGGATTCCCTTGCAATGGAAGCAGCTCGTCTTTCTCCTGGTCAACcaagcagcagcggcagccAAACCAAAATTCCAACATGCACTCATATGGCTCAACAAGCAGAACTTCTAGCATCCCAGGGCCAGGGCACGGGGGACACCAGCAAGATAATACTTATGATTCGTACAACAATCAAAGCTTCCAGTGGAATCAGTACTCCAAGACAGCACCTGCAGCTGGTACAAATGCTTATAGTACACAGGCCTCGGAGAAACAGAAAAGGAAGCATGATGAGAGCTACAACTACAACTATTCTGCAAGTGGAAACACACATGGCCATGAGAAAACTACTTCAAGGCGTGGTCGCTTTTCAAAGCAGAGAAGGCATAATAATGATGGCTACACTGTTGTGGATTACGGTGGCGATAACAAAGAAACAGCCACTGTAAGCACAGAAACAATTGCTTTCACTGATGTGGGACGGGTCAATGGTACTTCAGTGGAAAGGTTGAGATCTGCAGTGAGTGGAAGAAGAGCAAATATTTTGGGAGAGATCACCCAGATAGATACACGAGGTCTACTTCTTGAGAAAGCCAAGGCAGCTATCCGTGAAAAATTACAGGAGTTGAACCTCACATCATCTTCAAGGTTTGCAGAGAGAAGAAAATCAGAAGGGAAGCTACATCCTTGTGACAATAACATAAAGGTCAATGGGGTCCTCTCTGAAAAACCTGGCAAAGGAGTCAAGCTATGCAATACAAGAAGTGTTGACGTTCAAGTGCCCACAACTGATGGAAAGAATCAAGAGCTTAGGAGTGTACCTGTGTCAATTGATGTCCCAGACCCTGACTTCCATGATTTTGATAAAGATCGAACTGAGAGAGCTTTTGATAGTGATCAAGTATGGGCTACATATGATAGTGAGGATGGCATGCCTCATCTATATGTAATGGTGCAGAAAGTTCTTTCAAAGAGGCCTTTCAGAATCCGCATGAGTTTCCTCAACTCCAAGTCCAATATTGAACTGGCACCAATAAGCTGGGTTGCCTCTGGTTTTCAAAAGACAAGCGGCGATTTCAGGGTTGGGAGATATCAGATCACTGAAACAATCAACATATTTTCGCACAAAGTCAGCTGGACTAAAGGTCCCCGTGGGATTATCAGGATTGTTCCTCAGAAGGGTGATACATGGGCTTTGTACCGGAACTGGTCTCCTGATTGGAATGAGCTTACACCTGATGATGTGATATACAAGTATGAGATAGTAGAAGTTATTGATGATTTCACTGAGGAGCAAGGGCTGACTGTCATCCCATTGCTGAAGGTTGCTGGTTTCAAAGCTGTCTTCCATAGACACATGGATCCCAAGGAGGTCAGGAGGATACCCAAGGAAGAGCTGTTCCGGTTCTCACATCAAGTTCCTTCTCGTCTTTTGACCGGTGAAGAAGGCAACAATGCCCCGAAAGGTTGCCATGAGCTGGACCCTGCTGCGACACCGGTGGACCTTCTTAAGGTTATTACAGAGGTCAAGGAAGATGCGGCAACACAAACTGCTAAATAG
- the LOC133924097 gene encoding uncharacterized protein LOC133924097 → MSTGGADKSGSGGGGGAVKTPSDFLKSIRGRPVVVKLNSGVDYRGILACLDGYMNIAMEQTEEYVNGQLKNKYGDAFIRGNNVLYISTSKRTLTDGA, encoded by the exons ATGAGCACCGGCGGCGCGGACAAGTCCGGCAGCGGGGGAGGAGGCGGGGCAGTGAAGACGCCGTCGGACTTCCTCAAGTCGATCAGGGGCCGCCCCGTCGTCGTCAAGCTCAACTCCGGCGTCGACTACAGAG GTATTTTAGCTTGCTTGGATGGCTACATGAACATTGCGATGGAGCAAACTGAAGAGTACGTTAATGGCCAACTGAAGAATAAGTATGGTGATGCCTTCATAAGGGGCAACAATG TCCTATACATCAGCACCTCCAAGCGCACCCTCACTGATGGTGCATAA